A genomic stretch from Apis cerana isolate GH-2021 linkage group LG7, AcerK_1.0, whole genome shotgun sequence includes:
- the LOC107999368 gene encoding SRSF protein kinase 3 isoform X2, which yields MSAKTDVNRRVLAIQAKKKRHKPSKRKGKANIQDESETSGAQCSKASTTQQGQGSSFYQDASAQRPYSSDNGNSSSNETMEDGDEVYSSEDEEQEDSSDYCKGGYHPVKIGDLFLNRYHVTRKLGWGHFSTVWLCWDLQDKRFVALKVVKSASHFTETALDEIKLLKDVRDTDPSDPKRNKTVQLLNDFKISGINGLHVCMVFEVLGHNLLKLIIKSNYRGIPRNNVKRIIRQVLEGLDYLHNKCKIIHTDIKPENVLVCVDEAYIRKLACEATELHSLGMKLPVSLISTAPKEFQEPTPNSKMSKNKKKKLKKKAKRQNELLKKQMEQIEELEEQDKLANSTRANGELETNSPDQDINTESIDDNTESKGSPDISEPSAPSLHINGVDSLTVEEKIENQISQQSEKMENANSCDVEKNCGETIHSPDHEDTDECSEGRNLHPPESKQLKRACVAPLDPALVECDVEVKIADLGNACWVHKKFTDDIQTRQYRSLEVLLGSGYDTSADIWSTACMAFELATGDYLFEPHSGNYYCRDEDHLAHIIELLGEIPRHIALSGKNSKMYFNKKGELKRITGLKPWGLYEVLTEKYDWSPREAREFEEFLTPMLEFDPSTRATAAECLKHPWLQIKK from the exons ATGAGTGCAAAGACAGACGTGAACAGGCGGGTCCTAGCGATTCaggccaaaaaaaaaaggcacaAGCCAAGcaaacgaaaaggaaaagcAAATATTCAAGATGAATCAGAAACATCAGGAGCTCAATGTTCAAAGGCATCGACTACTCAACAAGGACAAGGATCGAGTTTCTATCAGGATGCTTCTGCACAAAGACCATATTCCAGTGATAATGGAAACAG CTCAAGTAATGAAACAATGGAAGATGGTGATGAAGTATACAGTAGTGAAGATGAAGAACAAGAAGATAGCAGTGATTATTGCAAAGGAGGATATCATCCTGTTAAAATAGgagatttattcttaaatcgCTATCATGTAACTCGTAAGCTTGGATGGGGTCATTTTTCAACAGTTTGGCTTTGTTGGGATTTACag GATAAACGATTTGTAGCACTTAAAGTGGTCAAATCTGCATCTCATTTTACTGAAACTGCATtggatgaaattaaattattaaaagatgtaCGTGATACAGATCCTAGTGATCCTAAGCGTAATAAAACCGTCCAGTTACTCAATGACTTCAAGATTAGTGGCATTAATGGTTTGCATGTTTGTATGGTATTTGAAGTTCTTGGGCATAATCTTCTTAAATTGATCATCAAATCTAACTATAGAGGAATTCCAAGAAATAATGTTAAACGTATCATTAGACAGGTTCTTGAAGGTCttgattatttacataataaat gtaaaattattcatacagATATTAAACCTGAAAATGTTCTTGTTTGTGTTGATGAAGCTTATATAAGGAAATTAGCTTGTGAAGCAACAGAATTACATTCACTTGGAATGAAATTGCCAGTATCTTTGATTTCAACTGCACCAAAAGAATTCCAAGAACCCACTCCTAATTCTAAAAtgtcaaaaaataagaaaaaaaaacttaagaaGAAAGCAAAACGTCAAAATGAActattaaagaaacaaatggAACAAATAGAAGAACTTGAAGAGCAAGATAAACTTGCAAATAGCACAAGAGCAAATGGAGAATTAGAAACAAATAGTCCAGATCAAGACATAAACACAGAAAGTATAGATGATAATACCGAAAGTAAAGGTTCACCTGACATTTCAGAACCATCTGCACCTTCATTGCATATAAATGGTGTAGATAGTTTAAcggttgaagaaaaaatagaaaatcaaatatctcAACAATCagaaaagatggaaaatgCAAATTCATGCGATGTAGAAAAGAATTGTGGTGAAACGATACATTCACCTGATCATGAAGATACAGATGAATGTAGTGAAg gTCGTAATTTACATCCACCTGAaagtaaacaattaaaaagagCATGTGTAGCTCCTTTAGATCCTGCCCTAGTAGAATGTGATGTTGAAGTGAAAATAGCAGATCTTGGTAATGCATGTTGGgtccataaaaaatttacagatGATATTCAAACTCGTCAATACAGATCATTAGAAGTGTTATTAGGATCTGGATATGATACATCTGCAGATATATGGTCCACTGCCTGCATGGCGTTTGAATTAGCAACTGGTGATTATCTTTTTGAGCCACATAGTGGTAATTATTATTGCAG agatGAAGATCATTTAGCACACATTATTGAATTGCTTGGAGAAATACCAAGACATATTGCTCTTTCTGGCAAAAACtcaaaaatgtatttcaaCAAGAAAGGTGAATTGAAACGAATTACTGGATTAAAACCTTGGGGACTGTACGAGGTGCTTacagaaaaatatgattgGTCACCAAGAGAAGCGCGCGAGTTTGAAGAGTTCCTAACTCCGATGCTCGAGTTTGACCCGAGTACGCGAGCTACAGCAGCAGAGTGCCTGAAGCATCCATGGCTGCAAATTAAAAAGTGA
- the LOC107999368 gene encoding SRSF protein kinase 3 isoform X1 — protein sequence MSAKTDVNRRVLAIQAKKKRHKPSKRKGKANIQDESETSGAQCSKASTTQQGQGSSFYQDASAQRPYSSDNGNRLEPCHSSSNETMEDGDEVYSSEDEEQEDSSDYCKGGYHPVKIGDLFLNRYHVTRKLGWGHFSTVWLCWDLQDKRFVALKVVKSASHFTETALDEIKLLKDVRDTDPSDPKRNKTVQLLNDFKISGINGLHVCMVFEVLGHNLLKLIIKSNYRGIPRNNVKRIIRQVLEGLDYLHNKCKIIHTDIKPENVLVCVDEAYIRKLACEATELHSLGMKLPVSLISTAPKEFQEPTPNSKMSKNKKKKLKKKAKRQNELLKKQMEQIEELEEQDKLANSTRANGELETNSPDQDINTESIDDNTESKGSPDISEPSAPSLHINGVDSLTVEEKIENQISQQSEKMENANSCDVEKNCGETIHSPDHEDTDECSEGRNLHPPESKQLKRACVAPLDPALVECDVEVKIADLGNACWVHKKFTDDIQTRQYRSLEVLLGSGYDTSADIWSTACMAFELATGDYLFEPHSGNYYCRDEDHLAHIIELLGEIPRHIALSGKNSKMYFNKKGELKRITGLKPWGLYEVLTEKYDWSPREAREFEEFLTPMLEFDPSTRATAAECLKHPWLQIKK from the exons ATGAGTGCAAAGACAGACGTGAACAGGCGGGTCCTAGCGATTCaggccaaaaaaaaaaggcacaAGCCAAGcaaacgaaaaggaaaagcAAATATTCAAGATGAATCAGAAACATCAGGAGCTCAATGTTCAAAGGCATCGACTACTCAACAAGGACAAGGATCGAGTTTCTATCAGGATGCTTCTGCACAAAGACCATATTCCAGTGATAATGGAAACAG ATTGGAACCATGTCATAGCTCAAGTAATGAAACAATGGAAGATGGTGATGAAGTATACAGTAGTGAAGATGAAGAACAAGAAGATAGCAGTGATTATTGCAAAGGAGGATATCATCCTGTTAAAATAGgagatttattcttaaatcgCTATCATGTAACTCGTAAGCTTGGATGGGGTCATTTTTCAACAGTTTGGCTTTGTTGGGATTTACag GATAAACGATTTGTAGCACTTAAAGTGGTCAAATCTGCATCTCATTTTACTGAAACTGCATtggatgaaattaaattattaaaagatgtaCGTGATACAGATCCTAGTGATCCTAAGCGTAATAAAACCGTCCAGTTACTCAATGACTTCAAGATTAGTGGCATTAATGGTTTGCATGTTTGTATGGTATTTGAAGTTCTTGGGCATAATCTTCTTAAATTGATCATCAAATCTAACTATAGAGGAATTCCAAGAAATAATGTTAAACGTATCATTAGACAGGTTCTTGAAGGTCttgattatttacataataaat gtaaaattattcatacagATATTAAACCTGAAAATGTTCTTGTTTGTGTTGATGAAGCTTATATAAGGAAATTAGCTTGTGAAGCAACAGAATTACATTCACTTGGAATGAAATTGCCAGTATCTTTGATTTCAACTGCACCAAAAGAATTCCAAGAACCCACTCCTAATTCTAAAAtgtcaaaaaataagaaaaaaaaacttaagaaGAAAGCAAAACGTCAAAATGAActattaaagaaacaaatggAACAAATAGAAGAACTTGAAGAGCAAGATAAACTTGCAAATAGCACAAGAGCAAATGGAGAATTAGAAACAAATAGTCCAGATCAAGACATAAACACAGAAAGTATAGATGATAATACCGAAAGTAAAGGTTCACCTGACATTTCAGAACCATCTGCACCTTCATTGCATATAAATGGTGTAGATAGTTTAAcggttgaagaaaaaatagaaaatcaaatatctcAACAATCagaaaagatggaaaatgCAAATTCATGCGATGTAGAAAAGAATTGTGGTGAAACGATACATTCACCTGATCATGAAGATACAGATGAATGTAGTGAAg gTCGTAATTTACATCCACCTGAaagtaaacaattaaaaagagCATGTGTAGCTCCTTTAGATCCTGCCCTAGTAGAATGTGATGTTGAAGTGAAAATAGCAGATCTTGGTAATGCATGTTGGgtccataaaaaatttacagatGATATTCAAACTCGTCAATACAGATCATTAGAAGTGTTATTAGGATCTGGATATGATACATCTGCAGATATATGGTCCACTGCCTGCATGGCGTTTGAATTAGCAACTGGTGATTATCTTTTTGAGCCACATAGTGGTAATTATTATTGCAG agatGAAGATCATTTAGCACACATTATTGAATTGCTTGGAGAAATACCAAGACATATTGCTCTTTCTGGCAAAAACtcaaaaatgtatttcaaCAAGAAAGGTGAATTGAAACGAATTACTGGATTAAAACCTTGGGGACTGTACGAGGTGCTTacagaaaaatatgattgGTCACCAAGAGAAGCGCGCGAGTTTGAAGAGTTCCTAACTCCGATGCTCGAGTTTGACCCGAGTACGCGAGCTACAGCAGCAGAGTGCCTGAAGCATCCATGGCTGCAAATTAAAAAGTGA